TCGAAGGTCCCATCGTAAAGCTTCGATCTTCGATAACCCCTCCGGAAGACCTCTCCCACGAGGATGAGGGCCTGGCGTCGGATGCCCGCCTCCTTCACCCTCCCGGCGATGTCGGAAAGCGTTCCTTCGATCCTCCTCTCCTCGGGCCAGGAGGCCTTCTCGATCACGAGGGCCGGCGTCTCCTCTCCGTA
This genomic interval from Thermodesulfobacteriota bacterium contains the following:
- the cbiF gene encoding cobalt-precorrin-4 C(11)-methyltransferase (catalyzes the formation of cobalt-precorrin-5 from cobalt-precorrin-4) yields the protein YGEETPALVIEKASWPEERRIEGTLSDIAGRVKEAGIRRQALILVGEVFRRGYRRSKLYDGTFEHGFRKRTDL